In the Streptomyces sp. WMMC940 genome, CGAGGACGTCGCCGACACCGTCACCTGGGCGGTGACCCGCCCGCCCCACGTCAACGTCGACCTGCTGATCGTCCGTCCCAGGGCCCAGGCTTCGAACACGAAGGTGCACCGGGAGCGCTGACCGTTCCTCAACACGAGCGGGAGCGGATCCCGATCACCGGGACCCGTGCCCATCCGTGTGCCCCGAACCACTTCGGGCCCGCCGGTCCCCCGCTTTCGCAACGGTTTCCCGGACCTCACGACCGCCGGCCGCTGTGCCCCGGCCCGTCCCGCTGGTTCGGCCATTCGGCTGCGGTCCGCAGGCGCGCCCCGTCAGGGCGCGATGGTGTGGAAACGGTCGCGCACCGGCCTCCATCGCCTGGGGGCATCGGGCGCCCAGGCGTGCTCGAGGAAGGGCGGACCATGCACATACCCGGACATGGAGCGGGCCGTCGGCATCATGCGGCGGCCCTTGCCGCGACGGTGTTCTGCTCGACGCTGTTCATCGGGCCGGACCTCACTCCGGCCGACGGCGCGCCCCCGCCGTCGGTGCCCGCCCCGAAGCTGGACTGGGACACCTGCGTCCCGGGCAGTCCGTTCGACTGCGCGACGGCGAGGGTGCCGCTCGACCACGCGAAGCCGGGTGGCCGCACCATCGAGCTGGCCGTCATCAGACGGAGGGCCACCGACCCGGGCCGCCGCATCGGCACCCTGTTCTTCAACCCCGGCGGCCCCGGTGGGCCCGGCACGGTTCAGATGCCGCAGAACTACGCGGCCTTCCCACGGGAGGTGCGGGAGCGGTTCGACATCGTCAGCTGGGACCCCCGGGGAATCGGCAGCAGCACCGCGGTGAAGTGCTTCGGCAGCCGCGAGGAGGCGGACGCCTGGGCCGCGGGCAAACCGGCCGGCTTCCCGGTCGGCGAACAGGAGCGGGCGGAGTGGACAGCCGCGTACAGGGACCTGTCCCTCCGCTGCCGGCAACGCGACCCCGAGCTGCTGCGCCATGTGTCGACCGCCGACACCGCTCACGACCTCGACCTGCTCCGCGAGGCCGTCGGCGACGCACGGCTCACCTACCTCGGTATCTCCTACGGGACGATCCTCGGCGCCACCTACGCCAATCTCTTCCCCGGCAAGGTCCGCGCGATGACCCTCGACAGCAACATCGACCCGCGGGCGTGGACGAACGACGCCTCCGACAACGCCCGGCTCACGACGTTCCTGCGCATGGGATCGGACCGCAGCGCCGCCTCGACCCTGGACAGGTTCCTCACCCTGTGCGGGTCCACCACCGTCTCCCACTGCGCCTTCTCCGCGGGGAGTCCGCAGGCGACCCGCGGCAAGCTCGACCGGCTTCTGGAGAGGCTCCGGGAACGTCCGGTGGGCCCGTGGACCTACGGCCGCACGGTCGGCGACGTCGTGAGCGGGCTCTACGTCGTCCAGCCCGGCTGGACGGACCTCGCCCGCAGACTCCAGGACCTGTGGCAGGGCCGCGTTCCACAACCGACCCCGCTCCCGCCCGCGCCACCGGTCCCGCACCCGGACCCGTACCTCGGCGAGGAACAGGCCGCCGCGGTGTTCTGCGGCGACAGCCCCAATCCGCGTGACCCCGGGGTCTACCACTCGCTGGAAGAGACCGCCGCCCGCCGCGCGGGCGACGCCGGACGCTTCTGGACCTGGGCGGCCGAGGGGTGTGCCACCTGGCCTTCGTTCGCCGCGAACCGCTACCGCGGCCCGTGGAACAGGAGGACGGCGCACCCCGTCCTGGTGGTCGGCACCACCTACGACCCCTCGACCCCCTACGCTGACGCGCGTGCCATGGCCGACGAGCTGGCCAACGCCCGTCTGCTCACCCACGAAGGGTACGGACACACCGCGCTGGTCAATCCCAGCGCCTGTGTGCAGGCGCACGAAAGCCGGTACTTCATCGAGGGCACCCTCCCTCCGGCCGGAACGACGTGCCGCCCGACCACGCCCCCGTTCTCCGCTCCCAGGCCGAGCGGCGGCATCGCCACCGGCGGCGGAGGACTGGCCGGCGCACTCCCCTGAGCCCCGCGGAGCCGGCAGACGTCACACGCCCCGGGCAGTCGCCGGCCCGAGCGGCCCCGTCGCACGCCGAGTCCACGGCGCGCCGGCCACCGGGGCACCGGCCGCCCTCGGCGGATGGGGCCCGGACTGCTGAGCCCGCCTGGAGCCGGGGCCCTCAGCCGGGCGTGAGGTGAGAGCGGTCAGCCCTTGACACAGATGACCTGCTTCAGCTTGGCGACGACCTCCACGAGGTCCCGCTGCTGGTCGATCACCTTCTCGATGGGCTTGTACGCGCCCGGGATCTCGTCCACGACCCCGGAGTCCTTCCTGCACTCCACTCCGCGCGTCTGCTCCTCCAGGTCCCTGGTCGAGAAACGCCGCTTGGCCGCGTTGCGGCTCATCCGGCGACCGGCACCGTGCGAAGCCGAGTTGAACGACTTCTCGTTCCCGAGGCCCTTCACGATGTAGGAGCCCGTGCCCATCGAGCCGGGGATGATCCCGAAGTCGCCCGAAGCGGCACGGATCGCGCCCTTCCGGGTGACGAGCAGGTCCATGCCCTCGTACCGCTCCTCCGCCACGTAGTTGTGGTGGCAGGAGATGACCGGTTCGAACGTGACCCTCGCCTTTCTGAACTCCCTGCGGACGACCTCCTGGAACAGCCCCATCATGATCGCGCGGTTGTACTTGGCGTACTCCTGCGCCCAGAAGAGGTCGTTGCGGTAGGCCGCCATCTGCGGGGTGTCCGAGACGAACACCGCGAGATCACGGTCGACCAGGCCCTGGTTGTGCGGCAGTTTCTGGGCCTCGCCGATGTGGTGGTCGGCGAGTTCCTTGCCGATGTTCCGCGAGCCGGAGTGCAGCATCAGCCAGACGGAACCGCCCTCGTCCAGGCAGAACTCGATGAAGTGGTTCCCGGAGCCGAGCGTCCCCATCTGCTTGGCCGCACGCTCCCGGCGGAACTTCACCGGGTCGGCGACAGCGTCGAACCGGGACCAGAAGTCGTCGAACCCCGTGGACGGGAATCCGTACACCCGCCCGGGGTCGACCGGATCGTCGTGCATACCGCGCCCGACCGGGATCGCGCTCTCGATCCCGGACCGGAGCCGGGACAGATCGCCGGGCAGGTCGTTCGCGGTGAGCGAGGTCTTCACGGCCGACATCCCGCAGCCGATGTCGACGCCGACGGCCGCCGGGCAGACCGCTCCGTGCATCGCGATGACCGAGCCGACCGTCGCACCCTTGCCGTAGTGCACGTCCGGCATCACGGCGAGCCCCTTGATCCAGGGCAGCGTGGCGACGTTCCGCAGCTGCTGCATCGCGCCGTCCTCGACCGTGGCCGGGTCCGTCCACATCCGGATCGGGACCTTGGCGCCGGACACCTCTACATACGACATACTTCCTCGATTCCCCCGAAAACCCCGATAACGCAAAACCGGCGCCAAGCTCAAGAAAAGGGATATCGAACCGGCGTTCACAGCTGCGCGTGCGATACACATTGTGTCCACCGGCACGCCTCGGGCGGCAACACGTTTTCGCCGCGGGCGGCCACGGCCGGGGCCGGGAGCCAGTGCGCTACCCGACCGGGCCGGAAGCGCAGGACGGCAGAGAAGGGAGCCTGGGAACGTGCGGCGAAAGGGGTTCGTACCCGGCGTTGCGGCGCTTCTCGCGGCGCTCGTCACCGGCTGTACCGGCGGAACCACCGACGGCGGCGCCACCACCGAGGCCAAGGCCGGCGAGACCGCCGGTCCCGTCGCTGCGCCCGGCAAGTACCGCACCCTCTACGAGCCCTGCGGCGCCGTCGAGCGCTCGATGCTCAGGGATCTGCTGCCCGGCGCTGCCGAGCTGCCCGAGGAGCAGCAGGAGAAGGTCTTCCGCGGTACGGCGGCCGTCACCTACGACACGGACCGCCGAGTCGGCTGCAGCTGGAAGGCCGACTCTCCGGACGCCTCGCACAACCTCCGCGTCGACGTCGAGCGCGTGGTGTCCTACGCCCAGGACGTCAGCGACGACCAGCGCGCCGTCGAGGTGTACACGAGGAAACAGGACGCGGCTCAGCTGCCCACGCCCGCCGCAGGCGGCCACGGCGGCACCGGTGCCCCCGTGACGGGTTCCCCCGCCGCCGGCGCCGAGTCCCCCTCGGGCACCCCCACACCGTCCGCAGGCACCGCCTCCGGCTCCCCGGCCCCGCCCGAGGGCCTGGAACCGCGCGTACTCGACGGCCTCGGCGACGCCGCGTTCCTCGACGACGTCCTCACCCGGGCCGGTTCCACCGCCCGGCACCGCACGGTGAGCGTGGTGTTCCGCACATCCAACGTGATCGTGACCGTCGAGTACGGCGAGCAGCCCACGCGTGTGACGGAGATCCCGGACAGCAAGGAACTGCAGGAAAAGGCCCGGGGACTGGCCCGGAAGCTGGCCGAGCGGTTCAACGAGTAGCGCGACCGCCGGGCCGCCCGCGCCACCCGGCGGTTCCACCGCCCGATCCCGTCGGGCGACCCGCCGTCGTACCGTGTCGGCGTACCGTGGCCGCCCGGGAACACCGGACCGTCCGCCCGGAGGACCCGGACCCGCGTCCGGCACTCCGGAGGACCGTACGACAACCGACTGAAGGAACCATGCACCGATCAGCCCCGCGACTCACCCGCATACTCGCCTGCGCCGCCGTCCCGGTGATGCTCGTCGTCGCCGGCTGCTCGTCGGACTCCGACAGCAAGGACTCGGTCTCGGACGGCGGCTCGTCCACCTCGTCCGAGACCTCCTCCCCCGGCGGCGAGCAGTCGCCGCCGGCAGTGGTACCGGCGAAGTTCGCCAAGCTTCCCCAGCCCTGCAAGGCACTGACCTCCAAGACGGTCGAGGAGCTGGTGCCGAAGGTGAAGAACAAGTCCGGCACGGCCGGCACCTCCAA is a window encoding:
- a CDS encoding alpha/beta hydrolase, which produces MHIPGHGAGRRHHAAALAATVFCSTLFIGPDLTPADGAPPPSVPAPKLDWDTCVPGSPFDCATARVPLDHAKPGGRTIELAVIRRRATDPGRRIGTLFFNPGGPGGPGTVQMPQNYAAFPREVRERFDIVSWDPRGIGSSTAVKCFGSREEADAWAAGKPAGFPVGEQERAEWTAAYRDLSLRCRQRDPELLRHVSTADTAHDLDLLREAVGDARLTYLGISYGTILGATYANLFPGKVRAMTLDSNIDPRAWTNDASDNARLTTFLRMGSDRSAASTLDRFLTLCGSTTVSHCAFSAGSPQATRGKLDRLLERLRERPVGPWTYGRTVGDVVSGLYVVQPGWTDLARRLQDLWQGRVPQPTPLPPAPPVPHPDPYLGEEQAAAVFCGDSPNPRDPGVYHSLEETAARRAGDAGRFWTWAAEGCATWPSFAANRYRGPWNRRTAHPVLVVGTTYDPSTPYADARAMADELANARLLTHEGYGHTALVNPSACVQAHESRYFIEGTLPPAGTTCRPTTPPFSAPRPSGGIATGGGGLAGALP
- a CDS encoding RtcB family protein, with amino-acid sequence MSYVEVSGAKVPIRMWTDPATVEDGAMQQLRNVATLPWIKGLAVMPDVHYGKGATVGSVIAMHGAVCPAAVGVDIGCGMSAVKTSLTANDLPGDLSRLRSGIESAIPVGRGMHDDPVDPGRVYGFPSTGFDDFWSRFDAVADPVKFRRERAAKQMGTLGSGNHFIEFCLDEGGSVWLMLHSGSRNIGKELADHHIGEAQKLPHNQGLVDRDLAVFVSDTPQMAAYRNDLFWAQEYAKYNRAIMMGLFQEVVRREFRKARVTFEPVISCHHNYVAEERYEGMDLLVTRKGAIRAASGDFGIIPGSMGTGSYIVKGLGNEKSFNSASHGAGRRMSRNAAKRRFSTRDLEEQTRGVECRKDSGVVDEIPGAYKPIEKVIDQQRDLVEVVAKLKQVICVKG
- a CDS encoding DUF3558 domain-containing protein; protein product: MRRKGFVPGVAALLAALVTGCTGGTTDGGATTEAKAGETAGPVAAPGKYRTLYEPCGAVERSMLRDLLPGAAELPEEQQEKVFRGTAAVTYDTDRRVGCSWKADSPDASHNLRVDVERVVSYAQDVSDDQRAVEVYTRKQDAAQLPTPAAGGHGGTGAPVTGSPAAGAESPSGTPTPSAGTASGSPAPPEGLEPRVLDGLGDAAFLDDVLTRAGSTARHRTVSVVFRTSNVIVTVEYGEQPTRVTEIPDSKELQEKARGLARKLAERFNE